The Streptomyces sp. NBC_00306 sequence CACGTCAAGGCAGTCGGCGAGATGATCCGCGAGCCGCTCGACGACAAGCTCGGCACCGCGATCGCGGCGGACGGCGCGGCCTCCATGCTGTCGACGGCCGTCGGCGGCCCGCCGAACACGACGTACTCCGAGAACATCGGCGTCATGGCGGCCACCCGCGTCTACTCGACCGCCGCCTACTGGGCCGCGGCCTGCTTCGCCCTGCTGTTCGGGCTCTGCCCGAAGTTCGGCGCGGTGGTGGCCGCCATCCCCGGCGGCGTCCTCGGCGGGATCACCGTGATCCTCTACGGCATGATCGGTCTGCTCGGCGCCCAGATCTGGATCAACGCCAAGGTGGACATGCGCAATCCGCTGAACCTCGTACCGGCGGCGGCGGGCATCATCATCGGCGTCGGCGGCGTCAGCCTGAAGATCACCGACACCTTCGAGCTCAGCGGCATCGCCCTCGGCACCATCGTGGTCATCGCCGGCTACCACCTGCTGCGGGCCTTCGCCCCCGCCCATCTCAAGCAGCAGGAGCCCCTGCTGGACTCGGGCACCTCCACGTACGACGAGGCCGACAAGCACCCGGACGAGCAGCCGTAGCCGCCCGCGTATTCCCTCGTTTCGGGGAAGTCCCGGCCGGTCACCGCGTCCGTGGGCCGGCGGCTGGGACGCTTCCGGTATGGCGCAGAGGGAACTGCTCGCACCGCCGGCCGGCCGCCGCCCGTCCCCGGTCGACTCCGTGGTGGAGCGGATGGTTTCGTTCCGCTCGATCTGGCCCGCGACGGACGGGGTCGCGGTCTTCAACCGCGTCTATCTGACCGTCACCGAGGAGATCGACCGGCGCATCGCGGCGGGCGACTTCCCCGACCGGCGGGCCGCCGCCACGCTGGACGTGCTCTTCGCCCGGCGCTATCTGGCGGTCGTGGACGCGGCCGCGGTGGGCGAGAGGCCGCCGGCGTGCTGGCGGCCGCTGTTCCAGTACCGGCGCCACCCCGGCATCCACCCCGTGCAGTTCGCCCTCGCCGGGATCAACGCCCACATCGGGCACGACCTGGCGCTCGCCGTCGTCGACAGCTGCCGGGTGCTCGACTGCGAACCGGCCGATCTGGAGGGCGAGTTCGACCGGGTCGGCGACATCCTCACGCTCCTGGAGGAGCGCATCAGGGAGGACCTGATGCCGGGACCCGATCTGCTGGAGATCGCGGATCCGCTCACCCATCTGCTGGGCGCGTGGAGCCTGGACCGGGCGCGCGACGGCGCCTGGTCCGCGGCCCGGCTGCTGTGGGGCGTACGGTCCCTGCCGGAGCTGGCCGACGAGTTCACCGAACGGCTGGACACGGGCGTCGGCCTGGTCGGGCGCTGCCTGCTGACGCCCTGGTCCTGACCGGCGGGCCCGGATCCGGGAGGTCAGTCCTCCGGCAGTTCGACGGGAGCGATCTCGTCGAACACGTCGCCGGGGCCCGGGTTGGTCGGGTCGGTCGTGCCGCCGAGATGCGCCATCACGCCCCACACCGCGTTCAGCGCGGTCTGTACGGCGCCCTCCGCCCAGCCCGCGGTCCACGAGATGTCGTCACCGGCGAGGAAGATGCCGCGCTTGTCTGCGGGCAGCGAGTCCTGCATGAAATGGGTGAACAGCCGCCGCTGGTAGCGGTAGTGGCCGGGCAGGTTCGCCTTGAACGCGCCCATGAAGTACGGCTCGTTCTCCCAGGACACGGTGACGGGGTTGCCGATGACGTGGCTGCGGATGTCGACGTTCGGGTAGATCTCGCCGAGCGACTTGAGCATGACCTCCATGCGCTCGTTCGCCGACAGCGGCAGCCACTTCAGGCTGTCGTCGCACCAGGTGTAGGAGAGGCAGATGACGGCCGGCTTGTCGGGGCCGTTGTCCAGCAGATAGGTGCCGCGCGTCATCCGGTCGGTCAGCGTCATCGACATCGTGTCGCGGCCGGTCGTCTCGTCCTTGTCGAGCCAGAACGGCCGGTCGACGGGGACGAAGAGCTTGGACGACTCCATGTAGTGGGTGCGCTCCATCGCCGTCCAGTGGTCGATGGGGAAGAGCGAGTCGTCGCAGTCGATCTTGGAGAGCAGCAGCCAGGACTGAGCGGTGAAGATCGCCGCCTGGAAGGTGCGGATGTCGCCGGACGCGTCGGTGACCGTGATGCGGTTGCCCGCCGTGCGGTTGAGCCGGGTCACGGCCGGACGGGGCTCGCCGTCGTGCAGCGAGGCGAGCGAGGTGCCCAGCGGCCAGTGCACGATCTTCTGCGGCTCGCGCTCCCACAGGCGCACCGGCAGCTGCTGCGAACCGCCGACGATCCCGCGGTGGTGGTCGTCCGCCTCGGTGTAGACGACGCGGAGGATCTCCAGGATGGAGTTGGGGAAGTCGGTGTCCCAGCCGCCGGTGCCGAATCCGACCTGCCCGAAGATCTCGCGGTGCCGGAAGGACTTGAAGGCCTCCGAGTCGCACAGGAACCCGTAGAAGGTCTGGTTGTCGAGCTTCTCGACGAGCTTCGCCCAGATCTCCCGGATGCGGGGCACATCGCGCTCGCGCATGGCGCGGTTCATGTCGGAGAAGTCGGCGCCCTCCTCCAGGCAGGCGTTCCACGCGGCGGCCACATCGCGGTAGACCTGCGGCAGATCGTCGATGGTCTCGGCGTAGTGGGACTCGCCCTTGAGGTCGACCACGGTCGAGGGGGTCGCCTCGGACAGCGGGTTCGGGAACGGTTCGGTGACCAGTCCCACCAGGTCGATGTAGTGCTGGAGGGCCGTCGAGGACGGCGGGAAGCGCATGGCGCCCATCTCGGCGGTCAGCTCCGGGTCGCAGCCGTCGAAGCCGACGGTGCGCAGCCGGCCGCCGATCCGGTCCGCCTCGTAGACGACGGGCTTCAGGCCCATCTTCATGAGCTCGTAGGCGGCGACGATGCCGGAGAGCCCGCCGCCGATGACGGCGACCTCGGTGCCGTGCTCGGTCGCGGGTACCTGGCCGAGGCCGGCGGGGTGGGCGAGGAAGTCGTCGTACGCGTACGGGAAGTCCGGACCGAACATGGTGATCGGCGGCTGAGCGTCGGTGTGCTGGACAGCGGTGGGCACCGTGGACGTCATGGGGTACGGACTCCTTGCGCAAAAAGGTGGGGCGGGGAAGGCCGGGCGGGCCCGGATCGTCGTGGCGTGGGGAGCGCCGCGGCTCAGTTCAGCGAGGTGTACAGGCCCGGGCGGCGGTCCCGGAGATACGGATTGGCCTCGCGCGACGCACTCAGGAAGGCGGGATCCACCTCGCCGACCACGAGTTCTTCGCCGCGGCCCGCGCGGGCCCGGGCGGCGCCGTCGGGGCCGGCGAGACAGCTGAGCCCGACGAACTCGAACTCCCCCTCGGGGCCCGTCCTGTTGACGTACGCGATGTACATCTGGTTCTCGAAGGCCCGCACCGGTACGAGCGACTCGGCGACGAACTGGAAGGGGTGCATCTGTGCGGTGGGCACCAGCAGGAGGTCGGTGCCGGCGAGGGCGTGCGCGCGGACGTTCTCCGGGAACTCCACGTCGTAGCAGATCAGCATGCCGATCGTGATGCCGTCGAGCTCGGCCTGGACGACGGGCTGGTCGCCGGGGGTGAACCACTGCTGCTCGAAGCAGCCGAAGAGGTGGGTCTTGCGGTAGTTCGCCAGGCGGTCGCCGTCGGGGCCGATCAGCTGGGCGGAGTTGAAGATCCGGCCCGGGCCTCCGGTCCGGTCGCCGGACGCGGCGCCGTCCCGCTCGGGGTATCCGTACACGACCGCGATGCCGTGGCGGACGGCGATCTCGGCGACGGCCGTGGCACCGGGGCCGTCTGCGGGCTCCGCCAGCACGGGCAGCTCGTCCCCGATCGCGTATCCGGTCAGGAACAGCTCCGGGCACACCAGCAGGCGGGCGCCGGTGGCCGCGGCGTGCGCGGCGGCCTCGTCGAGCGCCTTCAGATTCTCGGCGACCGAGCCCGGTCGGCCGGAACTCTGGAGCAGTGCGGTGCGCAGCGGCGGCATGGCTGACCTCGGACGGAGTGCGGGGTGGAGGAGACGTCAAAACGGTACGGGCCGGGCACCGGCCGGGACAAGGCGCGACCGTTGCGCGCTGATGAGCGATCCATTGCGCCGACAGTCCATGGAGCGGCGATTCGTTGCGCCCTGTGACCTGCGACATCCGGGGGTGGGGCGAGACCGGCCGCTGATGCGTCTACGGCTGCGGTCGTACGGCGCGTCGCGCTGCCCCGCCCGGACGGCGGAGCCGGGCACCGTCTCGGGCGCGATGTGCGTCGGGAGGGCCGCCGGAAGAGTGGTCGTCGTCCGGTTCACCTGCCGAAAGGACCACCATGAAAGCGCCTGTCCACTTCCCTGCGAAAGTCGCCGCGATCGGCGCGGCCCTGCTGATCACCGCCGGGGCCACCGGGTCCGCCGTGGCGTCGGGCGACGCCGACGCGCGGGGCGGCGGGCAGCGGGAGGCCGCCGCCCTCACCGGCTCCGCGAAGCTGTACCGCTCGCTCGGCGACGACATCACCTTCACCTTCGACGCGCATCTGGCGGCGAAGGACACCGACGACCCGCTCAAGGCCACCGGCACCTTCAGCTGGAGCCACTATCTGAACGGCGAGGGCGCCTGGGCGAAGGCCAGGGTCGACTGCCTGGTCACCGGCGGCAAGGTGGCCGTGGTCAGCGGCGTCATCACCGACACCGACCTGGAGGGGGCCAAGGGCACCCGGGTCGGCATCACCGTCCACGACGTCGGAGGGCGGGACCGGCTCGGCTACAGCTGGGCCGCCCAGGGCAGCCCGGTGGAGACCAAGGACCTGCCCCGATGCGTGGGCTCCGCGCCCTTCGAGAAGGTGAAGGGGGGCTCGGGCGACTTCCGGGTGGTGCCCTGGAACCCCAAGCTCTGACGCATCGGGACCCGGCGTGTCAGGCGGGTGAGCCCGACGAGTAGCGCCGCAGCAGCGGCGACAGCACCAGAACCGACTTGGTGCGCTCCACGAAGGGCTCGCCCGCGATCCGCTCCAGCACCCGCTCGAAGTGGCGCATGTCGGCCGCGAAGACCTGCACGATCGCGTCCGCGTCCCCCGTGACGGTGGAGGCGGACGCGATCTCCGGGTACCGCTTCAGCCCACGCTCGATGGCCTCGGGCGAGGTGTTGCGGCTGCAGTAGATCTCGATGAACCCCTCGGTCTCCCAGCCGAGGGCCGCCGGGTCCACCCGTACGGTGAAGCCGGTGATGGCCCCCACGTCGCGCAGCCGGTCCACACGCCGCTTCACGGCGGGAGCGGACAGGCCCACCATCGCGCCGATGTCGGCGTAGGAGCGGCGGGCGTCCTCCGCCAGAGCGTGGACGATGCGTTCGTCGAGATCGTTGAGTCGCACTACGAATGGGTCACTTCTCTGCGGTGGCCAGTCGGGAGCGGCGCATGCCGTAACCGAAGTAGAACACGAGGCCGACCGCCATCCAGACTCCGAAGACCGCCCAGGTGACGGCCGGGAGGCTGAACATCATCCAGACGCAGAAGGCGAAACCAGCCACCGGGAACAGCGGCGAGAGCGGCACCCGGAACGTGCGGTCCATGTCCGGGCGCGTCCGGCGCAGCACCACGACCGCCACATTGACCAGGGCGAAGGCGAAGAGCGTGCCGATGCTGGTCGCGTCGGCGAGCTGGCCCAGCGGGACGGCGGCAGCCAGCACTCCGCAGAACACCGAGACGATCACGGTGTTGGCGCGGGGCACGCCGCTCTTGCGGTCGACCTTGGAGAAGACCTTGGGGACGAGGCCGTCGCGGGACATCGCGAACAGGATGCGGGTCTGTCCGTAGAGCACCGTGAGGACGACGCTGGCGATGGCGATCACGGCGCCGGCGGCGAGCAGGACGGCCCAGAACGTCTGGCCGGTCACATCGCGCATGATGCCGGCGAGCGCGGCCTCCGAATCGCCGAAGCCCTTCCACGGCCTGGCGCCCACGGCGACGGCCGCGACCAGCACGTACAGGGCCGTGACGATGAGCAGCGAGAGCATGATCGCGCGCGGCAGGTCGCGCTGCGGGTTCTTCGCCTCCTCGCCGGCCGTCGACGCGGCGTCGAAGCCGATGTAGGAGAAGAACAGCGAGGCGCCGGCGGCGCTGACGCCCGCCATGCCCAGCGGCATGAAGTTCTCGTAGTTGCCGGCCCGGAAGCCCTGGACGCCGACGGCGCAGAAGAGCACCAGGGCGGCGATCTTCACGACGACCATGATCGTGTTGGCGCGGGCGCTCTCGCGGGCACCGCCGAGCAGGAAGACCATCGCCAGAAGCACGACGATGAGGGCGGGCAGATTGAACAGGCCGCCGTCGCCCGGCGGAGCGGACAGCACGTCCGGAATGGTCACGCCGATCGTGCCGTCGAGCAGTTCGTTGAGGTACTCGCCCCAGCCGACGGCCACCGCGGCCACCGACACCCCGTACTCGAGGATCAGACACCAGCCGCAGACCCAGGCGATGAGTTCGCCGAGGGTGGCGTAGGTGTACGAGTAGGAGGAACCGGAGACGGGGATCGTGCCGGCGAGTTCGGCGTAGGAGAGTGCCGAGAACAGTGCGGTGAGGCCGGCTATCACGAACGAGACAGTGACGGCCGGTCCCGCTTCGGGGACGGCCTCGCCGAGGACGACGAAGATGCCCGTGCCCAGCGTGGCGCCGATGCTGATCATGGTCAGCTGCCACATGGAGAGCGACCGGCGCAGCGATCCACCCTCGCCCTGGCCACTCTCGGCAACCAGGCGCTCGACGGGCTTGCGCCGCATCAGCCGGGCGCCGGCGCCGGGGCGCCCGCCCTGCGGTGGCTCGGTCGAGGGTGGGGCTGCGCCGTGGTCCAGCACTGCGGGTGCTCCTTCATCGCTGCGGATCGCGACGGGTGACCTGCGACGATCCACGGACATGACGGAGGGGTCCGCATGAGGGGAGACCGCCGAGCAGACGGTCACCGCCACTCCTGGTACGGGGGATGAGCCTATGAGCCCGCGCTCGGAACCGGAAATGCACTGTCGTTGCGCATCGGCGGACGATCATTGCGCGATGACGGAGAGTATGGGGAAACATTGCGCTCCGCCGACCGTGGGCCTCGCCGCGGCGCGGAACGCGGGAAGGGCGATCCGGTGAAACGTGCCGCACCCCGCGGTGAACGCGGGCGTCACAACTCCCGCAGTCTGGCGGCGATCTCCCGCAGCAGCACGGGGTCGTGCAGGTTCCGCGGTGTCACCGGCTCGGAGATCCTGACGAGACCGGCCTCGGCGAGGTCGGCGAGCAGCACACGGACCACGGTCAGCGGCAGATCGGCGTCGGCGGCGATCTCGGCGACCGGCCGCGGCCCGCGCCGCACCAGCTCCAGCAGCGCGCTGCGGGCGTGGTCGAGCGGCAGGTCGACGCCCTCCGGGTCCAGGGCCGTGACCTGGGACATCAGGTCGATGTTCTGCTCGGACGCGGGCCGGGTCCGGCCTCGGGTGACGGTGTAGGGCCGTACGAGGGGACCGGACTCGTCCTCGTACCAGTGGTCGCTCACGAGGACTCAGGTGCCGGTGTCCTCGGGGGCCGAGCGCGTGGGCACGGCCATGTGCCGTCCCACGCGCCGGACCAGCAGTGCCATTTCGTGGGCCAGCTGACCGACGTCCGTCTCGATGTCGGAGAGGACGGCAAGCCGGCTGCCGTCACCGGCCGGGGTGATGAAGAGGAAGGCGTTGTCGAGCATCACCATCGTCTGCCGTACGCTGCCCGCCGCGAACCGGTCGCCCGCCTCCTTCGCCAGGCTGTGGAAGCCCGCGCAGACGGCGGACAGATGCTCGATGTCCCGCCTGACCATGCCCCGGGACGCGCTGCCGACCAGCCCGTCCGCCGTGAGGAGCACCGCCTGCTGCACATGACCGGTCCTGGCCACCAGGTCGTCGAGGAGCCAGCCCAGGCCGGCGCTTTCTCCGGTGCCTTCGTCAGCCATCGTCGTCGGTCCCTTCATCGGTCGTGCGGGCTTGCGGTGCGGTGCTCGGCGACTCGGGTCCGACGCTGTCGCCGCGGCGGCCGCGGTCCAGCCCTCGCTGGAAGGATCCGAAGATCGAGCGCATCTCCTCGGCGGACACCTCGCGGTCGGGGCCCCCGGCGGCGGGCGGCGGCGCGTCACGCAGCGGAGGCGCGAGGGAGGCCTGGCGCACGCGGGTGGGGAGGCCGTGCAGCGGCGTCGCGGGAACCGCCGTCCCGCTCGGCCCGCCGGTCGGGTCCGGTACGGACGCGGGCCTGGTGCCGGACGGGGTGGTCCCGTCCGACGCAGGAGCCGCCTTCTCGGCGGCAGCGCCGGACCCGTCCGTCGCGGGCGCGCTCATCTCGGCGGCAGGACCGGACCCGTCCGACGCAGGATCCGCCTTCTCGGCGGCAGGACCAGACCCGTCCGACGCAGGAGCCGCCTTCTCGGCGGCAGGACCAGACCCGTCCGTCACCGGTGACGCCTTCTCGGCGGCAGGACCGGACCCGTCCGACGCAGGATCCGCCTCCCCCGCGGCAGCGCCGGACCCGTCCGGTACCGCCACCGGCCTCGCCCCGGATCCCGTCGTCGCCGTCGTCCGCTCCGGCGCGGGTGCCGGGGCATCCGTGGCGCGGTCGTGCACCAGGGGCACGCGTTCGAGCGTGCGCCGCAAGGCCTCGGCCCGTACGGCCCGGGGCCGGGGCGGCGGCGCGCTCTCCCGCTCCGCGGCGGCCTTGGCCGGCTGCTCGACGGCGGCGAGGACCGCGGTGGGCAGGAAGACCACCGCCGTCGTGCCGCCGTACGGGGAGCGGGTGAGGGTGACACCGATGCCGTGCCGTTCCGCCAGGCGGCCGACGACGTACAGCCCGAGGCGGTCGTCCTGCGCCGGATCGAAGTCGCCGGGCCGGGCCAGCGTCCGCTGGGCCTCTTCCAGCGCGGCCTGGTCCATGCCGAGTCCGCGGTCGTCGATCTCCAGCGCGAAGCCGTTGCCGACGCGTCCGGTGCGCATGGTGACCTGCGTGTGCGGCGGGGAGTAGACGGCGGCGTTCTCGACGAGTTCGGCGACCAGGTGCACCACGTCCGCCACGGCATCGGCCGTGATGCCGACCGCGGGCATGGGCGGTACGACGACACGGGCGTAGTCCTCGATCTCGCCGACGGCCGCGGACACGATGTCGACGACCGGCACCGGCCGGCGCCACCGACGGCCGGGGGCGGCGCCGGAGAGAATGATCAGGCCCTCCGCGTGCCGGCGCATCCGGGTGGTCAGATGGTCGATGCGGAACAGGTCGTCGAGTGTGTCGGGGTCGCTGGTGCGGCGCTCCAGGGTGTCGACGAGCTTCGACTGACGGTGCACGAGGGCCTGGTTGCGGCGGGCGATGTTGAGCAGGACGGCGAAGATGCCCCGGCGCAGCGTGGACTGCTTGACGGCGGCCTCGACGGCGGCCAGCCGTGCGGCGTTGAGTGCCTGGCCCACCTGGTCGATCTCGTCGATCTCGTCCGGGCCTCGCTTCGGGTCGCCGAAGTCGAGGGGTGGAGCGGCGGCTGCCGCGTCGACCTCCTCGCCCGCGGCGAGCCGCTCCATCACGTCGGGCAGCTGGCGGGTGGCCAACAGGTCCGCGGCGTCGCGCAGTTCTTCCAGCCGGCGGGAGATGCGGCGGCCGCTGGCCACCGAGAACCAGATCGACAGACCGACCGCGGCCAGTCCCGCCACACCGACGACCGCCGCCTTGATCATCTCGTGGTAGGCGAAGGCGCGGCCCCGGTCGGACGCGTTGATCGCCGCGTCGGTGCACAGCAGCATGTACCGCTGGACCGCGCGGTCCGTCGTGTCGCGCCAGGAGTCACCGGCCATCGCCTCGCCGGCACCCGCGGGACCGGCCCGCAGCAGTGTGTCCTCCTGGGCGACCAGGGCCCGGTAGACATCGCTGCGCTCGAAGCCGGCGAAGAGCTGCCGGGAGTCGGCCGGGAGGTCGGGGACATAGGTGCGGTGGAAGACCCGGCGGTCCTCGATCGTGGCGGTGAGGGTGTCGTACTGCGCGTCGCTCAGCCGCCCGGCGGCGTGCGCGCCCGCCACCAGTGCGTCCTGCCGGGAGACGAACTCCCGCACCCGCACGAGTTCGACGACGACCTGCGCCTCGCGGGCGAGTTGGCCGGCCTGAAGCGCGGTGAGCGTGGACTGCACGTCGAAGGTGGGTTCCACCATCGTCGTGTACTCCTCGATCGCGCGGTCCCAGGAGATCGTCCGGCCCACGACCTTCTCGCGCAGCGCATCCAGACCGTCGGCCGCGTCCGCCATCGCGTCCAGGGACTCGCGCTGACGTGCGGAGAGGTCCTCCCGCCGCTCCCGGTCGCCGATCGCCTCGCGCATCGCGCGCACGGCCCGGTCGGTGGAGCGCTGCTGCTGGGTCAGACCGGCGACGGCGGCAGCGCCGCCCTGCGGCCCCGCCCCCAAGTACGCGGCGGAGAGCCGCCGTTCGATCTGGATCTGCCCGACGGCGGTGTCGACCGGCGTACCGAAGCTCTCGTACATGCTCTGGAGCCGTATGAGCGCGCGGAGATCACCGGTCACGGAGACCATGGCAAAGGTCCACAAGGACATCAGAGCAATGACGGGTATGACCGTCAGTGTCACGATCCGTCCCCGGATCGTGGGGCGGCGAAGTCGCCGGCGCATGGTCTCCCCTGAGCAAGAGAGCTACTGAACAGCGGTGATTACCCCCGAGTAGGGGGCAGTCAAGTTACGCGACGCAGCATGCGCAACGCAACGTTCCTGGGGGTAACCGGCCGTTCAGTAGGAACGGTATTTTCTGACCCCCCGTCAGGCCGTTGCGCGGTGCGCAAGCACCGCTCCGCGACCCGCAACCCGACCTCTGGAGGCCCCGGTGACCTGGCTCGATCCTCATCCGTTCCTGCGCGGAGTGGCCTGGCTGGACCGAGGACGGCCGGTGCGTGCGGACCCCGCGGACGCGGGCCGGCTGCCCTGGGATGCCTGGGAGCGGGCCACCCTGCCCATCGGCGTGCGCCTGGAGTTCACGGCCGAGGACGCCGCCGCGGTCGAGATCCGCTATCGCGCCTCCCCGCCGGGCGAGAGCGATGCCCTGCGGGAGCTCCCGCACTGCTTCGCGCTGTGGCAGGACGGCCGCTGCGTATCGGAGACGATCACCGAGCCCGCCGCCGAGTCGGTGGTCACCCTGGCGCTGCCGGGCAGCTCGGCCGCGCCCTTCACCGTGCATCCGCCCGAGTCCGTGGCACCCGAGATCCTCGGGCTGCGCGCGGTCGGCGGCTCGATCGCGCCCGCCCCACGGCAGCCCCGCTGGCTCGTGCACGGGGACTCCATCACCGAGGGCTGGTGGTCCACCCGTCCCGCCCACTCCTGGCCAGCCACGGCCGGCCGGCGGCTGGGCCTGGACACCGTGAACCTGGGATACGCGGGGTGCGCACACGGCGAGCCGGCCCTCGCGGAACAGCTCGCGTCGCTGGACGCGGATGCCATCACT is a genomic window containing:
- a CDS encoding Repetin, with the protein product MKAPVHFPAKVAAIGAALLITAGATGSAVASGDADARGGGQREAAALTGSAKLYRSLGDDITFTFDAHLAAKDTDDPLKATGTFSWSHYLNGEGAWAKARVDCLVTGGKVAVVSGVITDTDLEGAKGTRVGITVHDVGGRDRLGYSWAAQGSPVETKDLPRCVGSAPFEKVKGGSGDFRVVPWNPKL
- a CDS encoding sensor histidine kinase, translated to MVSVTGDLRALIRLQSMYESFGTPVDTAVGQIQIERRLSAAYLGAGPQGGAAAVAGLTQQQRSTDRAVRAMREAIGDRERREDLSARQRESLDAMADAADGLDALREKVVGRTISWDRAIEEYTTMVEPTFDVQSTLTALQAGQLAREAQVVVELVRVREFVSRQDALVAGAHAAGRLSDAQYDTLTATIEDRRVFHRTYVPDLPADSRQLFAGFERSDVYRALVAQEDTLLRAGPAGAGEAMAGDSWRDTTDRAVQRYMLLCTDAAINASDRGRAFAYHEMIKAAVVGVAGLAAVGLSIWFSVASGRRISRRLEELRDAADLLATRQLPDVMERLAAGEEVDAAAAAPPLDFGDPKRGPDEIDEIDQVGQALNAARLAAVEAAVKQSTLRRGIFAVLLNIARRNQALVHRQSKLVDTLERRTSDPDTLDDLFRIDHLTTRMRRHAEGLIILSGAAPGRRWRRPVPVVDIVSAAVGEIEDYARVVVPPMPAVGITADAVADVVHLVAELVENAAVYSPPHTQVTMRTGRVGNGFALEIDDRGLGMDQAALEEAQRTLARPGDFDPAQDDRLGLYVVGRLAERHGIGVTLTRSPYGGTTAVVFLPTAVLAAVEQPAKAAAERESAPPPRPRAVRAEALRRTLERVPLVHDRATDAPAPAPERTTATTGSGARPVAVPDGSGAAAGEADPASDGSGPAAEKASPVTDGSGPAAEKAAPASDGSGPAAEKADPASDGSGPAAEMSAPATDGSGAAAEKAAPASDGTTPSGTRPASVPDPTGGPSGTAVPATPLHGLPTRVRQASLAPPLRDAPPPAAGGPDREVSAEEMRSIFGSFQRGLDRGRRGDSVGPESPSTAPQARTTDEGTDDDG
- a CDS encoding roadblock/LC7 domain-containing protein, coding for MADEGTGESAGLGWLLDDLVARTGHVQQAVLLTADGLVGSASRGMVRRDIEHLSAVCAGFHSLAKEAGDRFAAGSVRQTMVMLDNAFLFITPAGDGSRLAVLSDIETDVGQLAHEMALLVRRVGRHMAVPTRSAPEDTGT
- a CDS encoding amino acid permease, whose translation is MLDHGAAPPSTEPPQGGRPGAGARLMRRKPVERLVAESGQGEGGSLRRSLSMWQLTMISIGATLGTGIFVVLGEAVPEAGPAVTVSFVIAGLTALFSALSYAELAGTIPVSGSSYSYTYATLGELIAWVCGWCLILEYGVSVAAVAVGWGEYLNELLDGTIGVTIPDVLSAPPGDGGLFNLPALIVVLLAMVFLLGGARESARANTIMVVVKIAALVLFCAVGVQGFRAGNYENFMPLGMAGVSAAGASLFFSYIGFDAASTAGEEAKNPQRDLPRAIMLSLLIVTALYVLVAAVAVGARPWKGFGDSEAALAGIMRDVTGQTFWAVLLAAGAVIAIASVVLTVLYGQTRILFAMSRDGLVPKVFSKVDRKSGVPRANTVIVSVFCGVLAAAVPLGQLADATSIGTLFAFALVNVAVVVLRRTRPDMDRTFRVPLSPLFPVAGFAFCVWMMFSLPAVTWAVFGVWMAVGLVFYFGYGMRRSRLATAEK
- a CDS encoding DUF5995 family protein, encoding MAQRELLAPPAGRRPSPVDSVVERMVSFRSIWPATDGVAVFNRVYLTVTEEIDRRIAAGDFPDRRAAATLDVLFARRYLAVVDAAAVGERPPACWRPLFQYRRHPGIHPVQFALAGINAHIGHDLALAVVDSCRVLDCEPADLEGEFDRVGDILTLLEERIREDLMPGPDLLEIADPLTHLLGAWSLDRARDGAWSAARLLWGVRSLPELADEFTERLDTGVGLVGRCLLTPWS
- a CDS encoding GDSL-type esterase/lipase family protein; amino-acid sequence: MTWLDPHPFLRGVAWLDRGRPVRADPADAGRLPWDAWERATLPIGVRLEFTAEDAAAVEIRYRASPPGESDALRELPHCFALWQDGRCVSETITEPAAESVVTLALPGSSAAPFTVHPPESVAPEILGLRAVGGSIAPAPRQPRWLVHGDSITEGWWSTRPAHSWPATAGRRLGLDTVNLGYAGCAHGEPALAEQLASLDADAITLAFGTNCWSSTPCSAPLMYETVRTFLTLVRQGHPRTPLLVVSPVLRPGAENTPNRLGATLADLRTAMERAVTDRREGSDGQDADDWLALLPGRDLLRAGQLADGVHPDDEGHAVLAAAVAEALPSARPNG
- a CDS encoding flavin monoamine oxidase family protein, which translates into the protein MTSTVPTAVQHTDAQPPITMFGPDFPYAYDDFLAHPAGLGQVPATEHGTEVAVIGGGLSGIVAAYELMKMGLKPVVYEADRIGGRLRTVGFDGCDPELTAEMGAMRFPPSSTALQHYIDLVGLVTEPFPNPLSEATPSTVVDLKGESHYAETIDDLPQVYRDVAAAWNACLEEGADFSDMNRAMRERDVPRIREIWAKLVEKLDNQTFYGFLCDSEAFKSFRHREIFGQVGFGTGGWDTDFPNSILEILRVVYTEADDHHRGIVGGSQQLPVRLWEREPQKIVHWPLGTSLASLHDGEPRPAVTRLNRTAGNRITVTDASGDIRTFQAAIFTAQSWLLLSKIDCDDSLFPIDHWTAMERTHYMESSKLFVPVDRPFWLDKDETTGRDTMSMTLTDRMTRGTYLLDNGPDKPAVICLSYTWCDDSLKWLPLSANERMEVMLKSLGEIYPNVDIRSHVIGNPVTVSWENEPYFMGAFKANLPGHYRYQRRLFTHFMQDSLPADKRGIFLAGDDISWTAGWAEGAVQTALNAVWGVMAHLGGTTDPTNPGPGDVFDEIAPVELPED
- a CDS encoding DUF742 domain-containing protein, whose translation is MSDHWYEDESGPLVRPYTVTRGRTRPASEQNIDLMSQVTALDPEGVDLPLDHARSALLELVRRGPRPVAEIAADADLPLTVVRVLLADLAEAGLVRISEPVTPRNLHDPVLLREIAARLREL
- a CDS encoding Lrp/AsnC family transcriptional regulator, which produces MRLNDLDERIVHALAEDARRSYADIGAMVGLSAPAVKRRVDRLRDVGAITGFTVRVDPAALGWETEGFIEIYCSRNTSPEAIERGLKRYPEIASASTVTGDADAIVQVFAADMRHFERVLERIAGEPFVERTKSVLVLSPLLRRYSSGSPA
- a CDS encoding carbon-nitrogen hydrolase family protein, with the protein product MPPLRTALLQSSGRPGSVAENLKALDEAAAHAAATGARLLVCPELFLTGYAIGDELPVLAEPADGPGATAVAEIAVRHGIAVVYGYPERDGAASGDRTGGPGRIFNSAQLIGPDGDRLANYRKTHLFGCFEQQWFTPGDQPVVQAELDGITIGMLICYDVEFPENVRAHALAGTDLLLVPTAQMHPFQFVAESLVPVRAFENQMYIAYVNRTGPEGEFEFVGLSCLAGPDGAARARAGRGEELVVGEVDPAFLSASREANPYLRDRRPGLYTSLN